The genomic stretch TGGCCTTCGTGCTGACGTCGGTGGCGGTGGCGGCGCCACTGACCGCGGCCGTGCGCAGCCTGGACCAGGTCTGGCTCGACCTCGCCGATGAGGCGAGTGGATTCTTCCAGGGTCTGAACAGCAGCAACGCCCGCCCGGTGACGGCCGGCTTCGGCCCGCGCATGACCGTGGGCGGCGTGTGGAGCACGAGCGACGACCCTGTCCTGACCCTGTTCGCCGAGCGACCCTATTACCTGGCGGCAGTCACCTATGACCACTATACGGGGCGCGGCTGGGCGCGGACCGATGGGCGACCACGCTCGGTCGGCGCCGAGCAGGATGTGTTCCCTGACTGGACCCCCGACCGACCCCTGGTGGCCGAGGGATTCCAGCTGGAGACGGTCACCGTCCAGATCGTTCGCCCGCAGGGGCGCGATCTCTTCACGCCGGGTTTCCCGGTGCGCCTGTTTGCGCCGGTGGTCGTCACCGAGCCGGGCGGGCTGCCATTCATGGGCGGTCTGGAGGCGGCCGGCGCCCTGAGCCCGGATCAGTCGTACGACATCACCGCCACCATCTCCGAGGTGACCGAAGCCCAGCTGGCGGCGGCCTCGACCGATTATGAAGAGGAAGTCCTGGCTCTGTACCTCGGCACCGACGGCATCACCGAGCAGACGCGCGTCCTGGCGCAGGACATCGCGGCCGGCGCCACAGACCCGTACCACCAGGCCAAGGCGATTGCCACCTTCCTGCGAACGAACCCAGCATTCGCCTACGACACGTCAGTGACGCCGCCCTCCGACCCGAGTCTAGACCTGGTGGACTACTTCCTGTTCCAGAGCCAGCGTGGGTTCTGCACCTATTACGCCTCGACCATGGTCATGATGGCCCGCAGCCTGGGCATTCCCGCCCGCCTGGCGGTTGGCTACGCGCCCGGTGTGCTGGTGGAGGATGGGGCCTACGAGGTCACGGCCCGGAACGCCCACGCCTGGGCCGAGCTGTACTTCCCCGGCTATGGGTGGCAGATCTTCGAGGCCACCAAGTCCATCGATCCCAAGTTCAACCGGCGCAGCGGTGACCCCGCCGGCGCGCGTCCCATCCCCAGCGGGCGAGGCGTGGACTTCCAGGGCCCGTTCGCGCCCGGCATCGACTCGCCGACCAAGATCCTTCCCACCGCCAGCTTCGTGCCCATCCCGGGCGGTTTCCAGGCCGGCCAAACCTCGCCGACCGAGGAGGCGCGAGCCAACAACGGCTGGATCTTCCTGGCCCTGGCCGGGGGGGCAGTCCTGATCGGGGCGTGGCGCTGGTTCTCTGCCCGCCGGCGCTTCCGCTTCCTGTCCCCCGGCGACCGGGGCTGGGCGCGATTGAACCTGGCCGCTCAGCGGGCGGGGATTGGACGCCGACCGGCGGAGACGTTCTACGAGTACGCCGGCTGGCTGGAAGCCGAGCTGCCGAGCCGGGCCGGCGAGATCCGCACCATCGCGGAGGGGAAGGTGTGGTCTGCCTATTCCGGCCGCTCCATGAGCGAGCGCGCGATCGAGGCGATTGAGCGGGCCTGGGATACGCTGCGCTTCCCGCTGGCCGGATTGGCGGTCCGCCGCCGGGTGGCCGCGCTGCTCGGGCGCCGCGCCTGACCGGCTAGGTGACTCCCACGCCGGCCCGGGCGTCGTAGGCCGCCCGCCCGGCATCGCGGGCCGCAGACGGGTCCGCCGGCCGGCCCATGGCCTCCAGGGCTTCGGCCATCACGGTCAGGGCGGCGTCGATCTCCCCCCAGGCGACGTCGCCCATGTGGCCGATGCGCAGGATCCGCCCGGTCCATTTGCCCTGGCCGCCGGCCAGGACCAGGCCGCGGCTTCGGAGCGCCGAGCCGAACTCGCCCCAGTCCAGGCCGTCCGGCAGCCAGGCGGCGGTCACGGTCGCCGACCGGTACTCCGGCGCGGCGACGAGGGTGAAGGCGAGTGCCTCGAGACCGGCGGCGGCCCCGGCCGCGACGGCCGCATGGCGGGCCCAGGTCTGCTCGCGGCCCTCGGCTTCGAGGTTGGCGACGCCCACCCGCAGCCCGTACAAGACGCTGACGGCCGGAGTCCACGGCGTTTGGCCCTTCTCCGCCCAGCGGCGGGCCTCCCCGAGGTCCCAATAGAAGCGCGGCATGCGGGCCTCGGCCTCCGCCGCTCGGGCGCGCTCGCCGACGGCGGCGATGGCGATTCCCGGCGACGCCATGAAGGCCTTTTGCGACGCGCTGACCACGAGGTCCACGCCCCACTCGTCCATCTCGAACGGCAGGGCGCCCAGGCCGCTGATACCGTCCACCAGGACCAGCGCCTCTCCGGGCGCGGCGCGTACCGTCGCGACCAGCTCGCGCAGCGGGTTCGTCACCCCGGTCGAGGTCTCGTTGTGCGTCAGCAGCACCGCGCGATACGGTTCCGAGCCGGCCAGGTGCGCCGCCAGCCGATCCGGATCCGCGGCGCTGCCCCAGTCGAAGTCGAGCCGGTCCACGTCGGCACCGAAGATCTCGGCGATCTGCGCGAACCGGTCGCCGAAGGCTCCGATCGAGACGCCCAGCACACGGTCGCCGGGCGACAGCGTGTTCACCACCGCCGCCTCCAGGGCCCCCGTCCCCGAGCCGGTGAGCAGGAACACCTCGCCACCGGTGCCGATCAGGCGTCCCAGCCCGGTCGTGGTCTCGCGCAGGAGCTCCGCGAACTCCGGTCCGCGGTGGTTGATCATCGGACCGGCCTGCGCATGGCGAACGGCGCGGGGGAGGGGCGTGGGGCCCGGAACACGGAGGTTCTGCTCCATCCGGGCATGATAGCGACGCACTAGACTCGCCCCATGCCCCGGCGCACCCCGGTGGTCATGCCCGACCGCCCGTTATTCGAGGACCAGCCCGACCCCGGCGCACCCCTCGCCGCGCGCCTCCGACCGGCGCACCTCGAGCAATTCGTCGGCCAGCAGCATCTGGTCGGCCCCGAAGGCGCCCTCCTGCAGGTCGTGCGCCCAGGCTACCTGCCGAGCCTGGTCTTCTGGGGTCCGCCGGGGAGCGGCAAGACTACCCTTGCGCGCCTGGTCGCCGACCAGGCCGGCGGTGCCTGGCGCCAGCTCAGCGCAGTCACCAGCGGTGTCGCCGACGTCCGGGCCCTGGTCGCCGAGGCCCAGGCCCGACGCGAAGCGGGCGGGCGCACCGTCCTGTTCATCGACGAGCTGCATCGGTTCAACAAGGCCCAGCAGGATGCCCTCCTGCCTCACGTCGAGGACGGCTCCATCACGCTCCTGGGAGCCACCACCGAGAACCCGTACTACGAGCTGAATGCCCCGCTCCTGAGCCGAATGCGCGTTTATCGGCTTGAACCGCTGGACGCGGAGGACCTTACCGTCATCATCAACCGCGCTCTGACCGATGCGGCCGGCCTGTCCGGCCGCCTGTCGCTGACCGATGACGGCCTGACCGCGCTGCTCGACATGTCGGGGGGTGACGCACGCCAGGCCCTCAACGTGCTCGAGGCCGCGGCCGCGACCGCACCGGACGGGTCAGCCCTCGACGCAGTGGCCCTATCGACTGCGGCCCAGGAACGCCTGCTGGCCTACGACCGCGCCGGTGACGGGCACTACGAGGCGATCAGCGCCTTCATCAAGAGCATGCGCGGCAACGACCCCGATGCGGCCCTGTACTGGTGCGCGTCCATGATCGCCGCCGGAGAGGACCCGACCTACATCGCGCGCCGGATCGTGATCGCCGCCAGCGAGGACGTGGGCAACGCGGACCCGCGGGCGCTGCAGATAGCGGTGGCCGCCATGCAGGCGGTCGAGATGATCGGCCTGCCCGAGGCCCAGTACGCCTTGGCCCAGGCTGCCAGCTATATCGCTGCGGCGCCGAAGTCGAATCGGGCCGGGGCCGGATATTGGGCGGCGCTGGCCGACGTGGAGGAAAAAGGCCGGCTGCCAGTGCCGCTCCACCTACGCCCGGGTACCCATCGGCGGCTGGCCCGCGAGCAGGGCCATGGCAAGGGGTATCGGTACCCGCACGATTTTCCCGGCGCAGATGTCGACCAGCAGTATCTGCCCGATGCCCTGCTCGGGCGGGTCTACTACGAGCCGTCAGACCAGGGGATGGAAGCGCAGATCGGGGAGCGGCTGCGCCGGCTGATGGACGCCCGGAAGGGCTAGCTCGGACCGATCCCGGCCAGGTTGACTGCGACCACGGCCACCCCCAGCAGGGCGGCCATGAGCAGGACCAAGACGGCCGTATTGCGCAGGTCACGCGCCACGTAGTGGTACTCGGCGCGGGCGGTCTCGCCCAGTCGGGACGAACCGGCCGTCGACAGTCCGGCCGCGAACGGACGCCCGCTCACTCCGGCAGGGGCGGGTAACGGAGCTCGCGCGGCCTCGCCTGGAGCTGAGGGCAGGCTGGGTGCTGCCGCTGGGCGCGCGCCGCTCGGTCTAGGTGCTGCCGGGTGGCGAGACCGGCGTTGCTGGCGGGCTCGTCGGGAAGCGGCCTTTCCGCTGCGGCGGGGCATGAGCACCTCGTTGAGCTGATTTCCGCGACGGCCTGATGCTACCGACGGGGTCGGTATGATACCCAGCCCGTGGCCGACCTCAACCAGTGGCTGCTCGATAACCTGTGGATCGTCGTCGGCGCATCGGCCCTGGTGGTCCTCGGGCTGGTCGGGGCACTCGTCATCCTCGGCCGCAGGCTGTCGAAGGCGACGGCCGCCTACCGGGCACTGGTGCATGAGACGACCGGGACGTCGTTGGCTGGAACCCTGGACGCCCAGGCCGCCCGAGTGGAGGCCGTGGACCGACGGCTGGCTGAGGTGGACGGCCGGTATCGGCTGGTGGAATCTCGCTCCCGCGGCAGCCTCCAGCACGTGGGGCTGGTCCGGTTCAACCCGTTCGAGGACACCGGGTCCGATCAGAGCTTCGCCATCGCGCTCCTCGACGACGAGCAGAGCGGGATCGTAATCAGCAGCCTGCACGGCAGAGGCGGGACCCGGATCTTCGCCAAGCCCGTACAAGCCGGCCAGGCCAGCCACGCCCTGTCGGACGAGGAGCAGAAGGCGGTGCGCATCGCATCTGGTGGGCTCCGAGACGCCGGCGCTCAACGCGACCGATAACCTGTCGCGGCGGCGGCACAGGCTGCCGGCATGCCCGACCCCTCGGCTACCATCGATTCCGTGGCTGCCGTCGTCCCCTCACCCAACCAGATCCCGATCTTCGAGGAGCTGGTGGGGCCGCCCGCACCCCGCCGACGCCACCTTCGTGTCCAGCCACCGCTTCTTGCCGACCTGACCGCTCGCCAGCGGCGGGCGGTGACGTGGGGCGACGGCCCGCTGCTGGTGGTGGCCGGGGCGGGCACCGGCAAGACGACGGTCCTCACCCGCCGCATTGCGTGGCTCATCGCCGAGCAGCGAGCCAAACCCTCCCAGATCCTGGCCCTGACCTTCACCGAGCGGGCCGCGGCCGAGATGCAGGAACGGGTCGACCAGCTCGTTCCGTATGGCTACGCCGATTCGGTGATCTGCACCTTCCACGCCTTCGGGGACCGTCTGATCCGGGAGCACGGGTTCGGGGCCGGGCTGTCGGACCAGGTGGCGGTCATGTCCCGTCCGGAGCAGGTGACGTTCCTGCGCGAGCATCTGGATGAGCTGCCCCTGGACCGATACCGCCCGCTCGGGGATCCGACCCGCTTCTTGTCGATGCTGGCCACGCACTTTTCGCGGGCGCGCGATGAGGACGCGTCCCCGGCCCAGTACCGCGCGGCCGCGGAGCGAATCGCGGCCCGCGCCGCCGCAGACCCCGACGACGCAGCGCTGGCCGAGGAGGCGGCCCGCCAGCAGGAGCTTGCGGCGGCCTATGAGACGTACGAGCAGCTCCTGCGCGCGGCGAATCGGATCGACTTCGGCGACCAGGTCAGCCTGGCCCTTGGCCTCCTGCGCGACCACCCGGACATCCTGGAAACGGAGCGAGGTCGCTATCGGTACATCCTGGTCGACGAATTCCAGGACACGAACCATGCCCAGTTCGAGCTCGTGAAGCTGCTGGCGCCGGCCCCGTCAGGCAACGTCACCGTGGTCGGCGACGACGACCAGAGCATCTACCGCTTCCGGGGCGCAGCCCTGTCGAACATTCTTGGCTACCGGGCCGCCTACCCAAAGACCGGCAGGGTGGTGCTGACCGACAACTTCCGATCGCCCCAGGCGGTGCTGGACGCGGCGTATCGGCTCATCCGCCACAACGACCCCGATCGGCTCGAGGTCCGCGAACGGATCGACAAGCATCTGCGGGCACGCGGCCCGACGAAGCGGGTCGCGCCAGACGCGCCGGAGGTGAGCAGCCTCGCGTTCGCCACCACGTCCGACGAGGCCGACGCAGTGGCTGAGCGCATCACGGCCTCCATCGCCACCGGCCGGCGGGCAGGCGACCACGCCATCCTGGTCCGGGGCAACCGCGACGCGGATCCCTACCTGCGCGCGCTCAGCCTGCGGCGCATTCCGTGGCGCTTCAGCGGCACGGCAGGCCTGTACCGCCAGCCCGAGGTCCGCGTCCTGCTCAGCTTCCTGCGCGCGCTCAATGACTCCGAGGACTCGGTCAGCCTGTTCGACCTGGCCACCTCGGACATCTTCGGCCTCGCGCCCGACCAGGCCAGCCGCGTCCTGAACCGGGCGTCGCGCCGCCACCTCGGCCTGGAGGTCGCGCTGCGGCAAGGGCTGGCTGACCCGGCCCAAGCCACCCTGCGCGGAGCACCGGCCGCCATCGCTCAGCGCCTGCTCGCCGCCCTGGACGCCCATCGCGAGCTGGCGGCCCGGCTGGATGCCGGCGAGATCCTGTACCGGTTCGTGACCTCCACCGGGTGGCTGGCGCGATTGGCGCTCGAGGCCCGGGAAAGTGGTCCCGAACGGCTCCAGAACGTCGCCCGCCTCTTCGAAATCCTGCGCCGCGCGTCGGCCGTCCTTCGCGACCCGCGACTGCCGTTCCTCGTCGCCCGGCTGGATACGTTCATCCAGGCCGGCGACGACCCCGCGACGGCCGACGCGGACCTGGAGGCCACCGAGGCGGTCCACGTCCTGACCTGCCACAAGGCCAAGGGCCTCGAGTTTCCGATCGTGTTCATGGTCGGCATGGCCCAGGACCGATTCCCGACCCGCACGCGGCGCGAGCCGGTCGACCTGCCCGATGAGCTCGTCCGCGAGGTCGCAATCGACGGCGACTACCACCTCGCCGAGGAGCGGCGCCTGTGCTACGTGGGCATGACGCGGGCCCGCGAGAGGCTGACCATGACCTGGGCCCGCGATGAAGGGGAGCGCCCGCGGCGGCCGAGCCAGTTCCTGCTCGAGGCCCTGGACGTGGGGCCCGCTCTTCCGGCCGACATCCTGCGGCCCAACCCGATGGAACGGATCGAGCGCCTCCGCCCGCCCACCGAGGTCGGGCCGGTGCGTTCGGTGGAGGCCCCGCGCCCCGGGTTGGTCGAGGAACCGCTCACCTTGAGCTACGGCCAGGTCAGCGACTACACCGATTGCCCGGCCCGCTACCGCTACGCCCACCTGATTCGCCTGCCCACCCCGGTCAGCCATCCACTGGTCGTGGGCCGTGCCCTCCACGCCGCGGTCCAGGCCTTCCACCGGACCAAGATGGGCGGATCCGTGATGCCGCTCGAGGAGCTCCACGCCGAGCTCGATCGGCACTGGGAGTCCACCGGGTTCGTGACCCGGGCCCACGAAGATGCGCGCCGCGCCTCGGCCCGCGCCGCCCTGACTCGCTTCTGGAACGAGCAGCAGGCATCCCCGGCTCCGGTCATCGGCGTCGAGCAGGAGTTCGCCTTTCGGTTCGGTCCGGACCGGGTCCGGGGACGGATCGACCGCATCGACCGCGATCCGGATGGCGCGATCGGCGTGGTCGACTACAAATCGGGCGATGTCCGCGACCCCGCGACGGCGACGCGCCGCTCGCGCGAGTCGCTCCAGCTGGCGATGTATGCCCTGGCCTGGGAATCCGAGCACGGGCGACCGCCGGACCGGCTCGCGCTGCACTTCCTCGAATCGGGGGAAGTGGGCCTCAGCCAGGCAACCCCCGCCCGTCTGGAGAAGGCCCGGTCCCAGATCGCGTCCACCGCCGCCGGGATTCGGGCCAAGCGCTTCGATGCCAACCCGGGACCGATGCGCTGTGCGTCCTGCCCGTTCCGTACCATCTGTCCTGACGCGGCGCGGTGAAGCTCCGGGACCGTTTTCTGATCGTCGTTCTGCCGGCGGCAGCCGTGGCGGCGATGGTCGGCGTGCTCGTCCTGGCCACCGAGCTGTGCCCCGGCCCGGTGCCGGGTGATCCATGTCCCGATGCCGACCGGAACCGCGTGCTCGTGATCGGCCTGGCCGGCTTGGCGCTGGGGCTGCTCATCACGCCCGGGGCGTTCGTGGTCGACTTCGCAGCACGGCGCCGGATCGCGTATCTCGGGGCCTGGGGCCGCGCCGCCCGGCGCGGGGCGCTGGCCGGCCTGGTCCTGGCCGCGGTGGCAGGCTTGCGGCTGGTGGATGCCCTGAATCCCTTCTCGGCGGTGGTCGTGGGTGGCGTCGCCATGGCCGCCGAGTGGCTCGCCATTCGCCGGCTCGACAGCGAGTGACCCCCGGCCCCGACCCGGCGTCCGGCGATCCGTTCGGCGGGCAGGCCACAGACGCCGACCAGCTGGCCGAGATCTACGACCTCGAGCACGATGCTGTTATCGAGGACCGGGCTTTCTACCGTGAGCTCACTCGGCGGGTACGAGGGGCGGTGCTGGACCTCGGCTGCGGATCTGGTCGGCTGTTCGGAACGTTCCTCGACGGCCGCGCCAGCCGCATCGTCGGCGTGGATGCATCGGCGGCAATGCTTCGTCGCGCGCGGGCCCGCATCGCAGCGGACCCGCGCCTGGCGGAAGCCGACGCGGAAGGCCGGATCGAGCTGGTCCTCGGCGACGTCCGATCCGTCCGGCGCCCGGAGCGCTTCGGGTTGATCGTCGCTGCGGGTGTGCTGCCGCACCTCGACGGCCCGGAGGATGCGGCCCGGCTTCTGGCACGAGCCGCGCGGCTCCTCACCCCGCGTGGCCTGCTCGTGCTGGACGACCTGGGGCCGGGGGCGTTGCCGGCGGGCGACATGCCGCTGGCGGTGGACTGGGTCATCGAGTCTGAGGGCCGTCGCTTCACGCGGAGGAGCCAGCTCGTGCGCCGCGATGCACCCGAAGGGCTCAGGATCGCCCTGTCGACCGTGGTGGACCGACAGGACCCCGATGGTACGATAGCGCGGCTTCCGGCCAGTTTCCGCCTCTGGTACCCCTTTCCTGACATCGTCTCGCGGCTGGTTGAGGCCGCGGGACTCGCTGTCGCCGCGACCCACGGGTCCCACGACCCGGAGGCGTATTCGGCCGAGAGCGAGCGCCTGATCGTCCTCAGCCGGCGTATCCGGCACCGGTCAGCGCGACGTGGAATGGAACTCGGATGAGGCGATAACACAGACAAGGTGGCAGGCGAGCGAATCCGGCTCTTGATGATCGAGGACGTGCCCCAAGTGGCGTCGCACGTCCGATCCCTGCTGGTCGCCCAGACCCAGATCCAGGTGGTCGAGGTTATCGGCGACGGGGATCGCGCGCTGGCCGCGGTCGGCGATTTCCGCCCCGACGTCGTGATTATCGACTGGCTGCTCCAGGGCCGGGTCAGCGGGGCCAAGGCCGCGTCCAGCATCCGGCAGGCCCATCCCGAGGTGGGGATCATCGTGCTCACCGTCCCGCAGGAGCCCATCACCGAGGATCCGGCACAGGGGATCGACGCCGTCCTCCGCATGCCGCTGGCCGGTTTCGACCTCACCACCATCATCCGCCGCATCGCCGAGGAACGGGTCACCGCCACGTCCGGTGCCGGGGCGCAAATGGTGAGCCTGTTCTCGCCCAAGGGTGGGGTGGGCCGGACGACGCTTGCCTACAACCTGGCCGTGGCCCTGGCGGGCGAAGAGCCGGTGTGCCTAGTCGACGGTTCGCTCCAGTTCTCGGACCTGCGCGGCCTGCTGCGAGCCCCGGCCAACGCGCTTTCCATCCTCGACCTGCCGACCGACAAGATCCGCGATAGCGACGTGTCGGAGGTCATGTGGCGCGATCCGTCCGGCATCGACGTCCTGCTCGCGCCGCCGCGGGTCGAGATGGCCGAGATGATCACCACCCGCGACATCGAGAAGTCGTTGTCCCTCCTCCGGCGCCTGTATGGCCACGTCGTGATTGACACACGTGCCGGGCTGACCGATGAGGTGCTCGCGTTCCTGGACGCCTCCGACCTGGTCCTCCAGATACTGACCTTCGACGCCATGGCGGTACGGGCCCTGGCCATGGCCAACGAGGCCTTCGCGGCCATCGGCTATCCCCCGTCCAAGATGGCGGTGGTCCTCAACCGAGCCGATGCGTCGGGCGGCATCACTCGGGAGGAGGTTGAGGAGGTCCTCGGCCAGCACATCGACTTCGAGATCGTGTCGGATGGCCACCTCGTGCTGGCCGCCAACAACGAGGGCGTGCCGTTCGTGTCGGCCAGTCCCGACGCCCAGATCTCCAAGGGCGTCCGCAGCATCGCGGCCGCCCTGTCGGCCCGACGCCGGACCCCGGCCCTGTCGGTGGCTACCCGCTGACCCGGCCCGTGGTCTCGCCCGACCCGCGCCCGATCGCCGTCTTCGACTCGGGCGTCGGCGGCCTGACCGTCCTGTCTGAAATCCAGCGCCGGCTCCCGGCCGAGACCACCATTTATCTCGGCGACAACGCCCGTACCCCGTACGGGGCGCGGCCAGCCGACGAGGTGCAGCAGTACACCCTGGAATGCGCGGCCTGGCTCATGGACCAACGACCCAAGGTGCTGGTCCTGGCCTGCAACACGGCCACAGCCCAGGCCCTGCCGCAGATCCGAGAGCGGGTTGCGATTCCGGTCCTGGGCGTCGTGCGCCCCGGTGCGGTTGCGGCGGCAGCCGCCACCCGAAGCCGGCACGTCGGGGTCGTGGCGACCGCCGGGACGGTGGCGTCAGGCGCCTACCTGGCGGCCATTGGTGAGGCCGATCCGGGCGTCACGGTCAGCCAGCAGGCGTGCCCCGACCTGGTGCCGCTAGTAGAGGCCGGAGAGCTGGCCGGCGCTCAGGTGGAAGCGGCGATCAGCGGCTACCTGGATGCCCTCCGCGCCCAGGACGGGCAGCTCGACACCCTGCTCCTCGGCTGCACCCACTATCCGCTCCTGCGCCCGGTATTCGAACGACAGCTGGGCCCCGCGGTGAGCGTCGTCGACTCGGCGTTCACGACCGCGCTGGCGCTCGAGGACCTGCTCGATGCGCTCCAGGCCCGCAGCGGGCCGCGGACCGGCGTGCCGCCGGCCCCACACCGCGTGGTCACCACCGGGGACCCGGCCGCGTTTCGCATGGTGGCGACCCGCGTCTTCGGCGGCGACCTGTCGGACATCGAAGCCATTGACCTGCCATCCGCGGAGCCGGCCCGCGCCGACTAGACTGCGGGCGTGAGACGGAACACCTCGCGCCTGACGGCCGGGATCGTCCTTGGCAGCCTGCTGACGGTCACCGTGGCGGTGGCCGGCCGGCGGCTCGAGCGGCGCGCCGGCAGCCATCTGCTGGACTGGGCAGCCATTCGATCCATCGCGCGGCGCCGGGTCGGCGCCCGAACGGGCAGCCTGTCCGCGCGCGAGCGCCTCGCCGCCGAGGCGTTCTACGCCGCCGCCGCCGAGCGGGTGGCTCCCCTGGTGGCCGCCGAGATCGGGGCGCAGCTGGATCACCCGCTTGAGCCCCCGGCCGTCATCGACCGCCTGGCGTGGATCGACCTCAACCTCGGAACGTTCCAGCGCCTCATCGGTCGGCTGGAGACCGAGCTGATGGGGACGCGGTCAACGCCACGTGGGGCCGGCGCATCGCTGGCGCGCATCGTGAACCGCAGCCTCGGCAACCACCAGCTCGGCTGGCTGCTCGCCTTCCTGGCCGCCAAGGTTCTGGGACAGTACGACGTCAGCCTCCTGGCGAGCGCGGCACCTACCCGCGGCCGGCTCTACTTCGTCGACGCCAACGTGGCGGCCACCGCCGACAGTCTGGGCATCGAGCGCAACGCGTTCCGGACGTTCATCGCCATCCACGAGGTCACCCACGCCTATGAGTTCGAGGCGCATCCGTGGCTGCGGGCCCACTTTGCGGCCCTGGTCGAGGAGACCATCCACCGGCTGGCTGCCGATGCCGGCGGGCTGTGGGGCCGGCTGGCGAACGCGTCCCGCGGCGAGGGGCATTGGATGGAACGCCTGATGACGCCCGAGCAGCGCGAGGCGTTCAGCCATAC from Chloroflexota bacterium encodes the following:
- the murI gene encoding glutamate racemase, whose product is MVSPDPRPIAVFDSGVGGLTVLSEIQRRLPAETTIYLGDNARTPYGARPADEVQQYTLECAAWLMDQRPKVLVLACNTATAQALPQIRERVAIPVLGVVRPGAVAAAAATRSRHVGVVATAGTVASGAYLAAIGEADPGVTVSQQACPDLVPLVEAGELAGAQVEAAISGYLDALRAQDGQLDTLLLGCTHYPLLRPVFERQLGPAVSVVDSAFTTALALEDLLDALQARSGPRTGVPPAPHRVVTTGDPAAFRMVATRVFGGDLSDIEAIDLPSAEPARAD
- a CDS encoding zinc-dependent metalloprotease — protein: MRRNTSRLTAGIVLGSLLTVTVAVAGRRLERRAGSHLLDWAAIRSIARRRVGARTGSLSARERLAAEAFYAAAAERVAPLVAAEIGAQLDHPLEPPAVIDRLAWIDLNLGTFQRLIGRLETELMGTRSTPRGAGASLARIVNRSLGNHQLGWLLAFLAAKVLGQYDVSLLASAAPTRGRLYFVDANVAATADSLGIERNAFRTFIAIHEVTHAYEFEAHPWLRAHFAALVEETIHRLAADAGGLWGRLANASRGEGHWMERLMTPEQREAFSHTQALMSLLEGASNHVMHAVGARILPAFDELHERFEGRHRRRGPLEQVVLRLTGLDLKLEQYAEGERFVAAVMARGQAAFARVWRGPEWLPSLAEIRAPERWLARADARDATAARDTEEARS
- a CDS encoding response regulator yields the protein MAGERIRLLMIEDVPQVASHVRSLLVAQTQIQVVEVIGDGDRALAAVGDFRPDVVIIDWLLQGRVSGAKAASSIRQAHPEVGIIVLTVPQEPITEDPAQGIDAVLRMPLAGFDLTTIIRRIAEERVTATSGAGAQMVSLFSPKGGVGRTTLAYNLAVALAGEEPVCLVDGSLQFSDLRGLLRAPANALSILDLPTDKIRDSDVSEVMWRDPSGIDVLLAPPRVEMAEMITTRDIEKSLSLLRRLYGHVVIDTRAGLTDEVLAFLDASDLVLQILTFDAMAVRALAMANEAFAAIGYPPSKMAVVLNRADASGGITREEVEEVLGQHIDFEIVSDGHLVLAANNEGVPFVSASPDAQISKGVRSIAAALSARRRTPALSVATR